ATGCGGGGGGCAGTTTCAATCAGGCGGTTCATTTGGTGCTGGATAACAGGCCCCACAGCCACACTTAACCCCACCAGCGCCCCAGCTAAGGCGATATACATCAGCAGAATGGCCAGCACACGGTTAATGCGGTGTTCAACCATAAAATCGATTATCGGTTTCAGCACATAAAATAAAACACCGGCCAGCAAAAACGGCATCAGCAAGGTCTGAAAAGCAACCTTAATGGGGGTAAAAATAAATGAAACCTGACTGGCCAGCCAAATACTGGCCAGAACTAAGATGACGCCATAACAAAAAGTGAAAAATTTATGTTTTGGCATCTCTCCACTCCTCTGTGCTGTCATAAGTTTGTTTTAAAATATATGTTTATCTTAACCGCCGATGTGATACATTTCCACCTTTTTACGCTTCAAGGCATTCGTGTTCTGAAGGCGCTCTTCCGAGTAGCGGTCCTTCCGCTTGTGCCACACATCAACAATACGCTTCTTCAGCTGTTCATCAGTTTCACCCTGGCGTAATGGGGTGCGCAAGTCGGTGCCTGCTGTGGCAAACAGGCAGGTATACAAGGCGCCTTCTGCTGACAGCCGGGCCCGTGTACAGGTGGAACAAAAGGCTTCGGTCACTGAAGAAATAAAGCCGATTTCTGTATCTGTTCCTTTATAACGGTACCGTGAGGCCACCTCTCCATAGTAATTGGGATCAACGGGTTCGATAGGCATCTCGGTATTAATCATCTTGACGATCTCCCGGCTGGGGACTACATGCTCCAGCCGCCAACCGTTGGAGTTGCCCACATCCATAAATTCAATAAAACGCAAAATATGGCCTTTTTCTCGAAAGTAGCGAGCCATGGGCAGAATATCCTGATCATTGACCCCTCTCTGCACGACCATATTAATTTTAATGCCCAAGCCAGCCTCCTCAGCTGCTTCTATCCCTTTCAACACATCACGCACCTTAAATCCGCGGCCGTTGATTTTCCCGAAACGTTCATCGTCCAAGCTGTCCAAGCTGACGGTCACTCTGTTTAATCCTGCTGCTTTAAGTTGAGTGGCAAATTTGGGCAACAAGGAACCGTTGGTGGTTAGGGCAATATCTTCAATGCCCTCTAACTTTCTGATCATGCCGATTAAGGTGGGGAGCTCCCTTCTCAGCAATGGTTCTCCACCAGTAATACGAATCTTTTTGACACCTAAAGAGGCAAAAATACGCACCAGGCGGGTCATTTCTTCAAACGTCAACAGCTTTTCCTGTGGGAGAAACGGATAATCTGGACCAAAAATTTCCTCTGGCATACAATATCTGCACCGGAAATTACATTTGTCAGTCACTGAAATACGTAAGTCTCTTAATGGCCGTTTTAGCCGGTCCAACACATGTTCAGGGCCTTTCCCCGTCATTGTTAACACTCTCCCACCTTGATAATCTTATTATTTAAGCATACCAAACATGATCTGTTTTCGAAAGGGTTGGCTATAAAAGGGGAATTAATTGACCAATATCTTTAACTTTATAACCGCCCAATTGCTCGATTTGGATCTTAAACGCCTCAGAAACCATGACGTCCAATAACAGTTGTCCTCCTTCACTTTCGTAAAACTCACGGGACATCAGCAAGTCGTAAGATTCATCAGCTACTGGAACAAAATCCAAGTCCAATGCTTTGGCAGCTGAGTAGATACCCAATCCCACATCAGCCGTTCCTTCCTTGACCGCAGCTGCTACATTAAGATGGGAGAACATTTCACGCCCGTAGCCACGCACATCATCAGAAGACAAATCATGCTCTGCCAGGAGTGCATCAAACAGAATTCTGGTTCCCGCTCCCCTTTGCCGGTTCACGTAAAGCAGGTTTTGTTCAACAATATCACGGACAGAGTGGATATGATGGGGATTGCCTTTGGGTACGATCCACCCTTGCTCACGCTGCAAAAAGCGAACCAGTACCACATCCTGATCTTTTAGATAACGTCTGACAAATGGGACGTTGTACATACCGCTCTGTTCATCCAGGAGATGAATACCTGCCACATGGGCTTCCCCTTTCTTAATGGCCATCAACCCGGCCATGCTGCCAGTATGAGAGGAGATAATTTGCCTGTCCTGATCACGTTCCTTAATTAACGAAGATAACAAATCAATAGACAAATCATGACTGCCACTAAACAAAATCGATTTGCGGATGGTTTCCACAGGCTTGTAAAGTTCCAAGGTCACTTTTTCTCCCTGTTCATAGCCCAGGCTTTCAGAAGGAATTATCAGCAAACCGTCCGCTCGGACCAGAGACATGGTCACCCCCGCAGCCCTTGTCAGGGGGTTGGCAATATATTTGCCATTCACGTAGCCGATGTTCATACGGACAAAGTCTTCTGAACCCATAGTGGACACAAGACGTCTGCCCAAGGTAACGTCCAGTTTTGCCCTACTGGGGACAGTCAAACCTAAGTACTGACAAATGAGCGGTTGGACAAACCATTCCAACGTCAGGTAAGCAGAAACTGGATAGCCAGGCAAACCGATCACAGGGGTATCTCCTACTTTGCCTAGCACCACAGGCTTGCCAGGTCGGGTGGCCACACCATGCGTGAATACCTCACCCAGCTCAGAGATGAGATGCACGGTATAATCTTCAGAACCTGCTGAAGATCCGGCATTAAGTACAACAATATCGGATGTTTCTGCACATTCCAAAATAGCAGCCTTGATCTGTTCCGGATCATCTTTGACAATCCCATAATAGCGGGGTGAACCTCCCCATTGTTCGATATAGCCGGCGAAAACGGTGCCATTAAACTCAATGATTTGGCCTGGTGTCACATCAACGGTTGGCTGAACCAGTTCACTTCCCGTGGGAATAATGGAAACCACAGGTTTTTTGACCACAGGTACAGAAAGGATGCCGCCAGCCAACAATGCCCCTTGATCAACAGGACGGATCACGTGACCCTGCGGCAGCAGCATCTCCCCGCTGACCACATCTTCCCCAACAGGACGGATATGTTGCCAGGGCGTGGCTGGTTCGATAATTTCGACCCTGCCCTCAGCCAGCTCCCGGACGTGTTCAATCATAATCACGGCATTATAACCTGCTGGAATTGGATCACCAGTGTCCACATACTCAAATGATTCTCCCTGAACCAACTGCTTGGGGCGTTGTTCATGGGCACCGAATGTCTCTTCAGCCCTGACCGCAATGCCATCCATGGCTGAAGCATGATAATGGGGCATGGACAAGTGGGCATAGATGGGCTCAGCTGTCACTCTGCCTAATGCCTTGATGGTCGGTACCCATTCCACTTCCCGCGGGGTCCTAAAATGATGAAGTAGCTGCCTGAGTGCCTCTTTTCTGGGCACATCTTCTAAATATATAGTCCGTTCCATTTTGTTGCTGCTCACCGTTTTCCCCTCCTTGCTTTGTTGTTAACCGGTCCGTTAGCGCAATAACAAAACCGGAACCCATTCCCCTTGCCGTACACCTTCTTTAACTGAAGCAATTTCAACTACACCGTCACTGGCAACCAGGGTGGAAATCAGGCCTGATTTACCCAACACAGGCTCAGCCCACCATTCCCCTTCCCGCTCAACCAGACGAACACGAATGTAATCGGAACGCCCTGGGCTGGAGGCAATATTTTGGGTGATGCGGGCTTCAATCCGACGGGGGATGTTGTGCTCTGTTTCACCTTGTAATCGGCCCATAGCTGTCTGCCCGAATAAAAGAAAAATCAACATCGCCGAGGCCGGATGTCCCGGTAATCCCAGCACAGGCTTGTTGCCAGCCATACTGAAAATCGTAGGTTTTCCCGGTTTAATGGATACACCGTGCACCAACACACCGGGGTCACCCAGGGATTGGATCACTTCAGTGGTGTAATCTTTTGCTCCCACAGAACTGCCACCGGAAAGGACCAGAAAATCCACCTGTTCAAATAAGCGTTGTGCTGTCCATTTAAATGTCTCATACTCATCAGGTACAATGCCTCCTAAAATAACCTCCCCGCCCCACTCTTCTACTAGGGCAGCAATGGTCAGCTGGTTGATATCCCTCACTTGTCCCACTTGCAATCTCTTTGTTTGGAAAGGGACAATTTCATCTCCCGAGGATAAATACCCAACCCGTATCGGACGGTAGACAGTCACTTCCGTGATCCCCAGTGAAGCGAGGGCACCCAGTTCTTGAGCCCGCAAACGGGTACCTTTAGCCAGCAGTTTATCCCCTTGGCGGATATCTTCACCCTTTTGAATCACATTTTCCATGGGCGCAACTTGCCGGTATGTATTTAACAGACCATCCATATTTTCACAGTATTCCACCATAATGACACTGTCACTTCCAGGCGGAAGCATTCCTCCCGTAGGAATAGCCATCGCTTGCCCGCCTTGCAGGCGTTGCGTGACCTCTTCTCCCATCTCAATCTCCCCGACGACCTCCAAAAATTGGGGGGTTGATTCACTAGAGCCGTATGTGTCCTGTGCTTTTACTGCATAGCCATCCACAGTGGAACGGTCAAAACCAGGGACATCTTCTGGAGCAATAATATCTTCCGCCAAAACATGACCCCTAGCCTCCGGAAGGGGCAGGGTTACTGTTGCATTGATCGGAGCGACGTGTTGCTTGATAATGGCCAAGGTTTCTTCTACCGATTTCACATTGTAAAATTGCATCGTGATCCCCCCTGGTTCTAACTTCGATAATGAGACAGACAATTCCTTCTTGTCTTCTCCCTTTTCTTCATCAATAATAATAACAAAGGATGATGATGCCCCTGCACAGTGAGGTGAAAACAAATGAAGATTAAAGTATTTGCCAACTTTCGGGACATTTGCGGAGGAAAAAGTGTAACCATAAACCTTTCCCCGCCGCAAACGGTTGAGTCTGTTCTAGATGCCCTGATTGCCCAGTTTCCGGCCATGCAAGAGGAGTTGTTCACGGAACACAAAACACTTAAGCCTTTGGTCCATGTCTTTGTCAACGGCCAAAATATTATCCATCTCAACGGGCTTGAGACAAAAGTAGCTGCCAACGATGAAATTGCCCTGTTTCCTCCTGTTGCCGGAGGGTAAACCTATGCACCATGAACAGGCGATGCATACAGAGCAACTGGAGATAAGAGGTGTTAACCGGCGGGATATCCTGCGTTATCTGTCCGAGCTGGGCGGTCAAATCTGTACGGAGTCTCTTGCTTCCACAACCGTTTTCCAGCATCCAAACTGGGAATGTCATGTGTCTCGAGAAGAGTTCTTCATTTTTCTGCAATCTCAGGTGCCCAAAGTCCACGTCCGGTTTTTATCCTCAAATCAGCACAAATTGGAAGAGATTGTTGAAGCATTCCGCTTGAAAACATTTCGTGCTGGCGGATGATCCGATCTCTTGGACGGTGCTTCCTCCTGCCAACCGTTTTCCACGCTCAGGGGGTGGTGAAAGCCCTCTGCCAGTACCCGGCAGAGGGCTTTTATGCGGCCTAAGCACCAACCGCTTCATTAATGCCCAGCTCTTGCAGTTTTTCCTTGGTGACCACACCTTTTTCCCAGCCGCGCACCTGATAGTATTCATTCAGCATCACATCCAAATGGCTGACAGCTCCTTTGGAGCCTCCTCCGGCTGGTTCCTGCAAAAAGCGTTTCGGCAAGAAATCGTCTTCATAACCAAACCCGGCCAAATTGTTAAAATAACGCTCCAGATTGTAAACCCGTTCCCCAATTCTCATGATATCCTCGCCATTCAAATCAATACCGACCACAGCCGTATATTGTTGGGCATATAAGTCCGCATTCTCAGAGAAAGCGGAGAACTTGCATAAATCAAGTGAGTCAGAGAAAGCATGGAGATCCTGGAAGATTTTCAGCAGTTCACCTTTCCCCTCCGGCTTTAAGCGGTCCGTCGGTTCGGGAATGCCGGCAATTTCACTGGCTACCGTGTATCCGCGCAAATGACAGGCTCCGCGGTTGCTGGTGGCATAACCCAGACCAATACCTTGGATACCCCGGGGATCATATGCTGGAATAGCCTGGTTTTTGACAACCATGGCAATATCGGGATCCCCGAAGTGCTTCGCTGCCCGTGCTGTACCGTTAGCCAACACATCCCCAAAACCTTCCCGGCGGGCAAGCTTTTCAGTCAAGGCAATCATGGTGTCCACATCCCCCCAGAGGATAGGCTCCTGATGCAATCCTTTCTCATAAGCCTCCATGGCTGTGGACAACGT
This Caldalkalibacillus uzonensis DNA region includes the following protein-coding sequences:
- a CDS encoding ubiquitin-like small modifier protein 1: MKIKVFANFRDICGGKSVTINLSPPQTVESVLDALIAQFPAMQEELFTEHKTLKPLVHVFVNGQNIIHLNGLETKVAANDEIALFPPVAGG
- a CDS encoding molybdopterin biosynthesis protein; protein product: MERTIYLEDVPRKEALRQLLHHFRTPREVEWVPTIKALGRVTAEPIYAHLSMPHYHASAMDGIAVRAEETFGAHEQRPKQLVQGESFEYVDTGDPIPAGYNAVIMIEHVRELAEGRVEIIEPATPWQHIRPVGEDVVSGEMLLPQGHVIRPVDQGALLAGGILSVPVVKKPVVSIIPTGSELVQPTVDVTPGQIIEFNGTVFAGYIEQWGGSPRYYGIVKDDPEQIKAAILECAETSDIVVLNAGSSAGSEDYTVHLISELGEVFTHGVATRPGKPVVLGKVGDTPVIGLPGYPVSAYLTLEWFVQPLICQYLGLTVPSRAKLDVTLGRRLVSTMGSEDFVRMNIGYVNGKYIANPLTRAAGVTMSLVRADGLLIIPSESLGYEQGEKVTLELYKPVETIRKSILFSGSHDLSIDLLSSLIKERDQDRQIISSHTGSMAGLMAIKKGEAHVAGIHLLDEQSGMYNVPFVRRYLKDQDVVLVRFLQREQGWIVPKGNPHHIHSVRDIVEQNLLYVNRQRGAGTRILFDALLAEHDLSSDDVRGYGREMFSHLNVAAAVKEGTADVGLGIYSAAKALDLDFVPVADESYDLLMSREFYESEGGQLLLDVMVSEAFKIQIEQLGGYKVKDIGQLIPLL
- a CDS encoding molybdopterin molybdotransferase MoeA gives rise to the protein MQFYNVKSVEETLAIIKQHVAPINATVTLPLPEARGHVLAEDIIAPEDVPGFDRSTVDGYAVKAQDTYGSSESTPQFLEVVGEIEMGEEVTQRLQGGQAMAIPTGGMLPPGSDSVIMVEYCENMDGLLNTYRQVAPMENVIQKGEDIRQGDKLLAKGTRLRAQELGALASLGITEVTVYRPIRVGYLSSGDEIVPFQTKRLQVGQVRDINQLTIAALVEEWGGEVILGGIVPDEYETFKWTAQRLFEQVDFLVLSGGSSVGAKDYTTEVIQSLGDPGVLVHGVSIKPGKPTIFSMAGNKPVLGLPGHPASAMLIFLLFGQTAMGRLQGETEHNIPRRIEARITQNIASSPGRSDYIRVRLVEREGEWWAEPVLGKSGLISTLVASDGVVEIASVKEGVRQGEWVPVLLLR
- the moaA gene encoding GTP 3',8-cyclase MoaA encodes the protein MTGKGPEHVLDRLKRPLRDLRISVTDKCNFRCRYCMPEEIFGPDYPFLPQEKLLTFEEMTRLVRIFASLGVKKIRITGGEPLLRRELPTLIGMIRKLEGIEDIALTTNGSLLPKFATQLKAAGLNRVTVSLDSLDDERFGKINGRGFKVRDVLKGIEAAEEAGLGIKINMVVQRGVNDQDILPMARYFREKGHILRFIEFMDVGNSNGWRLEHVVPSREIVKMINTEMPIEPVDPNYYGEVASRYRYKGTDTEIGFISSVTEAFCSTCTRARLSAEGALYTCLFATAGTDLRTPLRQGETDEQLKKRIVDVWHKRKDRYSEERLQNTNALKRKKVEMYHIGG